From Phoenix dactylifera cultivar Barhee BC4 unplaced genomic scaffold, palm_55x_up_171113_PBpolish2nd_filt_p 000247F, whole genome shotgun sequence:
ATTCACATATATGTGCACTTGGCTGCTTATATGTGCGTCTATATTGATATTTTTCGAGAATAACATGCATACGTCACTGTATTTATCTAGTTAATTGCTAGACTACACTATATTTGATATCTCTTAAAGTTTATTCATATTAGAGGAATTTATCTAGTTAATTCTTTTATCAGACTAAGATAATACATTTTTTATTGATAACACTCTACCTTAATGGTTATCACCATTGCTGATGTAGAGTATATGTAATGTGGTTCTATagtttcttaatttttgttACTGTAAGTATGATTAGAATGTAGAGAAAGGATTCAAGTATGCTTTTTTCTTTGTAAAAAAAGTTAATTGTTTCTCATGTGATTGATGATAAAAAAGTTGATACTTTAACTGCATGATTACTCACTGAAACTTTATTCCCTAATATTCTAGGTTGTTGAACTCGCACATAGATTAAGGGAAGCATCGTAAGTTGATAGCTATCTGTGATTTTTTCATGAGTAACTTAAGTAATTGATGCAAGTAatcttttatcatttttatctttttgtttttgtgACATGATATTGATGCAATTAATCTTTGAAGTAATTGATTCAATTACTGacatgaaatatatgattcactTGAATCACTGCGCTGGTTCTTCTGTTTGAAAACTTGAGTAGGTAAGTCAAGCTGGTGTTCTAGGATTTCCAACCttggttcatcaaatttctTCCCTTTCATGTTGAGCATATTTTGACCATTCTCATTTTTGTCTTCATGTACTAGCTTGCCTTACAAGATAATCAGGTATTGGAGTTGGTGTTCTCCCTTGTAAGCAGAAACCATGATTTTCTTTAAATCTTAAGCATTTGTTTGCACCTGTTATCGATGAATATTGTACCCCTTAAGAAATCATTTAGTCTTCATCAACTCCTTTATGAGATTAGACAATCTAACATAATCCACCCAGTTAACTACTTAATTTCAATGAGATCGAAACTTTAATTCCACACCACATTGGTTACGCTCTACCCGATTCAGTTGCATatgcttctttccttccttttaccTTCTTCTCAACTTGTGTAACAGTTGGAGTGGTTTCGGCCACCCAATCTTGGTCAGGTGCACTCGATGATGTCAGGCTGTTATGATAGCACGTAGTACTTTGCTAGCTTTTTGTTTGGTCCAATAATATTGAAGGGGAATATCATGGAGGACGACTCTGTCAGCTACCTCACATATAGACAAAAAAAGGTCGTCTTTTGTTGAAATAATGGGGTCCTTCCAGCTCTGGAGGATGACAAGGAACTGGCAAGGATATGGTAATCATCACGACGACCCCTGGTGAAGTTAATAATTCCTTCATCCAAGCAAACCTTCGTACCTAAAATCCCAATTGCTATACTCCACTCTAAGGTTACACTCGAATCCATAGTTTCGTTCATTTTGCTTTTAAACGTTTATTATAAGACACTAAGTGAATCCCCCACGCCTAGGGCCTGTACTTTTGGCAGGAGCTAAGGCTAGATTTTGCTTTTTCTTGCAGTATATTTATGTGCGTCAGCAAGATATAAAGTTACTGATATGATACAGACGGGACATGGGCTGTACTTCACAATGCTGCATTGTGTGAATCCTGTCGCAATGATCTCAAAATCGTTTAGATTTCTTTAAATGTTTATAGTTCCGGCATTAATTGATTTGCTTTTTCCTCGCACTGTGTATGGTGATTTTTTTATGAATGGTTGTTATTTTTCAAAATGAAGCGTACATTAACGATCCGGTAAGGTGGCGCAAATGCCACCAAGATCTCCCATCCCATCCTCCATGAGGGGCTACAAGATCAAAAGCTTCTGGAGTTACTCCGTGCAAATCGGAGTTCCGAATGTTACCGTGTgaaagattttttatttttctttctttgttcagccaCGTTCTTTCAGAAACCATGTCTGAGTTGTTTCTGAAATTTGAATGCGAAAATCAAAGTTAAAAAATGTACAAGTTTAAGCTACCAGTTTTTTGTGCGATGGTGTCTTTCCCTGCTTATAGATGAAAGATTTCTAGCTTGCCATGAATGAGACTCACACATAACGAGTCATCTCAGGTGTGTTCGACGTGGCGAATTGTTTCCCGCTCAGAGCTACTGTGGGAGGATGCTACTCGTGGAGTATGGTCCCGCCGCCGGCCCCTCCGTCCCACATGGCACGAGGAGTTCATCCGCCTCCACCAGACTGCACGCAACTTCCGCACCCGCCGCTCAGCTTACTCCCACCTTCTCTCCGCCGCTTCTCCCGCCGTCTCATGCCGCCGCCTCGCCCTCTCGGACCACTACCTTGCTGCTGGCCTCCTCGACGGGTCGATCCACCTCTTCGAGCTTCCTTCCGGTCGCCATCTTACAACCTACAGGACCCAACCGCACCGCGATCGTCTCGGCCCCTTATCCCGGTCCATCTCCGGTCTTCTCCTGCTCTCTGATCCCAGCCGCCTTGTCTTTGCCTGCCAGGATGGTGACATACACGCTGCACCTCTCGATGACCCCGTCCCCGGTTCCACTCGCCAGGCCCGTGTCGGGAACCTCATGGAGGATGGCACCTTGGTCGActtcgccggcgacggccgCCGGTGGGTGGGCCTGTTTGCAGGCGTTCCCGGACGATCATGGCACGTGTGGGATGCCGAGACGGAGCAGCTGGTGTACGTCGGTGGGTCGCTGACGGATCCCGACTCGGTTCTGGGCTGGCGGATGCTCACTGATTTGATTGCTACGGTGGGCCGGGTTAGGATAGCTGAACCAGGAGCCATGGTGGCGTCCACCAGCTCACGGCTCCAGGTCATGAATCTGGATGACCCAGGAGAGGTTTCGAACCAACTCGAGCTCCGGCGCAGGGCATTGGTGGATTCAGTGGATGCCTGCAATGGACAGGTGATGGTGGTGGATTTGCGAGGGCTGGCGAGGGTGCTCCGGGCACGGACGTTAGCGGAGGTGTGTAGGTTTAGCACTGTGGCGAGGGTGGAGGGCCATCCGCAGCAAAGAGTGTCAGGTACGGTAGGATGCATGAACTGGGGCTACGCAGTGGTGTGTTCTGCTGGCAGTTTGAGAGTGTGGGATGCAGCTACTGGGGAGTATCTGTACAGCTTTAGGGAGAGGGTAGGGGATGTTACCATTGTTGCTGCGAGTGATCGGTATGTGGCATCTTGGGTTGATGACACTGGGTTGCACTTGTGGGACTTTGGAGCCTTGTAGGGGGAGACGCCAGCGGATGCAGGGTTTAGAGATGTACGTGAGAAGAAAAGCAGTAGGAAAAATGGGAACAAAGGGAAATAGAGAGGATTTAGAGGGTGGTGAATGGTTTGCATGTGCTGGGTCTGCTTCGTGGGCTAACCAACGGGAATTTGCTGTACGCTTCGGTTATCCATGTAATTTCTTATACAAGGGAATGATATCTATTGTAGGATGGAAACACCCTCAGATGCTCTGGGAAGGTAGCGGAAGGAAATTTAAGACACCAGAATTAAAAAAGATTCAGTGTAAGCATGGGTGCTCATCTGTACTTACAGAACTTGTTTGGTGGATCATTGGCGTCAATATGGAGTTTCAAGTTAAAAGCTGAATGTGTGCCATACCTAGTTTCTCTTTACACCTCTGCAGTTTGAATATTGGGTAGGTTGAAGACAGCCACAAAACTGCAATAATATGAATGCTTCTAACCTAAAATCAGCGAGTACGAGATTATGCAAAATAAGTTTATAGGATACTCAAAATTATTGATCCATGGATTGGTTCATTCATATTCCAATAAAATATTGCCAAAAAGCTAGGAAAGAACTTTCAATCAtattttatgattattttaaagaatttacaaaatttcagcatgcttgCTATAGATGGAAGTATTTACGGGCAAGATTAGCCTGGTATTGGGATATGTATTGGTTAGCAATTGGTTTGGTATTGTAACTGGTATCGTATCGATATATAGTATGATGTGGCATGCTAGTTTGAACCAAtatgctatttttttattttttaagcatTAATAAATagtaattatttttttggttttttgaataatttttaaGTGTAATTTGATATTTCTATCATTTTGTACATTTTAAATGATGCTTTTTGATGTTTTGAGGTGATTTTTCTACATTGCTATGACATTGCTCTAAAATAATGCTATTTTGTGAAAGTAAAAATTTGGCATTGGATTTGCTACCTTCAGACTTTTGTATTAGTATCGGGCTAAattcaaataagaaaaaaaaaatagtgaccTTAGCTTCGTACACTATAAGAAGtaatatgaaatattttaaaaacaaCTAGAAGATACAAAGcagaaataatataattaattacatattttaaaatataatatatatactgATGTCTAAAATATTGTCCAGTAACAATGTCTCATGTAGATATCTGAATTATTAGCATAATAACAAAGTATATCAACCTATCTGTCTAACTAAACGGCATTGTAGTCGTTTATATCATTGCATAAAAATGTGTTCTGGGTTGTAACAGTTCTTAAGATATCTCATAAtttgataaatattctctagatGATAATATAACTATGGATTGCTTAGGGTGGTAGCCACTAGAAGAGTATGCTTTAAACGAACTATATCGATATCTGTATGGATCGTAGGTTTCTGTCTCTAGCTATAGGTAATAGGGTCCAACATATGAATCGAAATCTAATACATTTACGGATCCTATTTTACATGCCAGATCATTTGCAGCTAGATCGTATCTTCCTGAATGACCTTCAGGAGATCATCTTCTATATGCAATCATATCTTTGCAGCTCTACCATCTCGTGCACTGTGGTCTTTATCATGCATAAATTAGGACTTATTGCTCAATCAAGGACCATCCTAAAGCTGTCTTATAAACGTTAGTCTCATGTCCACTCATTTTATGGCCACTAGATTCATGATCATCAGAACTACTATTGCTGCTCTTCCTAGTCTCTGAATCTAAATGAACTGATTTCTCTTCCACTCTCTCTATTGGGCTACAACtatctctcctttttcttttaggtTGCGTTGTGTGGCTGCTTGCTTTTTCTTCATACCCAACGACTATCTCATAAGTGTTGTTTCATATCCTCCACTCTCTTTATGGCTATCAGATCAGTGAGCATCAAAACGATCATCactactctctcttttttctaaaTCTAAGTTAACTAAACCCTCTTCCACTCGCTCTACTAGGGCTACcactatcttttttttcttttacgcTGTGTTGCCCAGTTATGCAACCTAAGAAGAGGGGTAAATTaggtttttcaaaaatattatctAACAATGCAGTGGAGTAAAATGCTTAATAGATGAATATTGATTTCAGCAAATAAGTACTAAGTAAATATGCAAGAAattaaagtaaaaaaaacaATCAAAGCAAACACAGGTAATCTACAGTGATTTGGTGGCAATCTTGCACTTACATCTACTCTCCAAGACTTTCTTTTTGAGAATGTTAATATAATCAATAGCCCAAATTAGTGCTCTATTGTTTTTGGATTCACAATTAAATTCTGTTGATTTTTCAGGTCAATCAAAAAAACCTTCAACCGATTATTTTTTGGGTACACAATCAACTCAGTTTTTCAAGCAATTAAGTAAATATTGTTATAATGTATATAACTCCAAGACAATACATGTACAACACTAAATGGAGATGGACTCTTATTGGTTGATTTTGAATGCTCTTGAAGGCGCTTCCCTAACTCTCCAATATTGAAGATGTCATCTTTCAGCTCACTATGTAGGCTCTTAAAGGATTTGTTCGTTGAatccttccttctttcttttcttttctttgctctAATAGATTTTTCTTTGTAGTGCTTGAGCTCTTGTTTTTCATTAGTATTTTCATGCATTTATACTCTTTGAAGAAGGTTGGGATACTTTCTTAGTCGTTAGACAGTTAATATAGCCATTGTGAGATGAAAACAATCATTTGGACTTGCAGAAAAACTAGACATTACTGTTGTTACGggcagaggagtcgactcgccgttTTCTAGGGTCAATTCGAgatttctgggagtcgactcgtgatcttcAAGGGTCGGCTCGAGTTTATTTCTGCTTCTACTGTGCTCTATCTTTCATCTGTGGCATTTGTTAAGTCAGCTCTCTCAGTTTAAAGGTCGACTCGAGATTTTCAGGGGTTGATTCTTGAATCGACTATCTTTCCTGCTTTCTGTCTTTCCACTATGGTCGTTCTAAGGTCCACTCAACtttttctagggtcgactctagCTTGACTGGAGTCAACTCGTGAATTTCATAGGTCGACTCGTCAATGTGACGATTTTCTTAGCTCTCTGTCTTTTGTCTGTGGCCATTCTAAGGTTAACTCATTTTTGTCTAGGGTCAACTTGTGCTATGCTGGAGTTGGCTTGGGTACCTCATGGGGCAACTCGTCAATGTGATGAATTTTTTGGCTCTCTGTATGTTCTTTGAGACTGTTCTAGGGTAGACTCGTAATTTGTTAGAGTCGGCTTGTAAAGGTGTATCTGTCAACGATAGTATACCGGGGTTGACTCATTGCAAACTTGGGGTCCACTCTTAAGGCTACTCGGGATGAAATTTTTTGTGAGCTTCCAAGAAATATTTTTATAGCAATTTGGAGTTTATCTTCTTGACGTGCAGCTTCCGATGGATAATCTTCACTTAAGAGTAGCTGAAGGCTTTATTCTTTGCTTTGTGAAATTTATCACATAAACTCAAAACAAATAGATTAGTCTACTTTCAACTCAACTATTTTGCATTATCAAAATCAACCCTTTAGGGTTATCAAGCTGTGCTGAGTAGCTGCTTGCTCTTCTTTTCAATCCCTCTCTATTTGGATATGCTGAGAATATGTATGTCACCCTCCTGATTGAGTTGATTAGGTAGCATAGTAGACAAGTGCCTTATTTGAGCAACTCTCAGTCACATCTCTAGGAGAATGTCTCGGATAGGTAGTTATGTTATGATCGGCTCTGTTGTGACCTTTATGGCTATGGCTGATCAACTGGAAATAGGCATTGAATGTTACGATCTGCTTATTGCTCTGCATCTATTCTAGCCTCGTTGCTACAAAATTGCCGGTCGTGAAGGCGATCCAAGCTCATCAAACTTTAGCTCCTGCTACTAGCCTATAAGTTATATGATCATGAGATTATCCTCTTCCTAAACAAAAGTATTATGGATTGGATCTGTATATTTCTACTCACTTCCTTCTAAATACACTTTATCCCAAACCTCAAATTATAGTGAACATATACAATATTGTTTAGGTGCTTCTATGTTAGACAATTTCTCTGCTTTCTATAAATGAGGGCGAAGATGGACCAATTATGCTCACAGCCACTCGAAAAATCATCTAGAAGATGATCTGAATAGCTAGTGCTTATGTTTTTTCACCAACAAACCAAAATGAATCTACTGTTTAGctacaaaaatattaaaaaagattatgttgtggttcaaatctggcctgAGGGTGACTACGCCGGAGGAGTTGCCGGAGTGCGGAGGATGACAAAGGAAGCCACCTCCCGCGACCGACAGGGGTACCTACACAAAGCCTCACTGgtgtttccggtgagggccctccgacgatcaagttagagtggagcTTAGTAGGTCCAGCTAAAAGTCCCCTCAATATTACCTGTTGGGGGTTTTTATAGTTCCGGTAGGGGTACTtgatgttagatatatgccctagaagccaatctgactgacacattgttaattctagaaacataattttgtacttgactatttattattgaataaataaaaggtatcttttcattcatattatttatgtgtctatgaatcgtccaagaaattaataagatgatgatgcatattcttaagagttgagaatttgagccatgtatcattggtgattaatttctaaatgctcctgatcaatggatcatcacgaggacggtgatcaatccgatcagtgtacagatcactttccttctggatggacgagacttgagtccacagtgtagggacactgaagtgatagtgcaggtgcttgttagagaacaagggtactgagcgtgaccaagacaagaagtcacttggatgtctatccactcgtcagtgacttgcttgatgttgcagtagtatgactggtcctttgacctgcggtgcttcggctactcacagtgaggttattgtagtttgactacacgtatacatggtctctagtcatatgggtccttgtagtgtagattggctgtagtaagttcactgtaggagtagggtatgcacttacatggaatctatcgaccttgatagaagaggagtgatcctatgtgatttgttagactgagttctaagaccttggccagggcagtaatataaagtggagaaagagt
This genomic window contains:
- the LOC103698116 gene encoding transcriptional regulator STERILE APETALA, which translates into the protein MSSPPASSPSEGGGAGGAEERGGGGDEEIVGGPSDRGPRRAGDPSSSRRRSADAVWPEHFVESVAVRVAVDAARSDGRLAAAPAVAAIFQVCSTWRIVSRSELLWEDATRGVWSRRRPLRPTWHEEFIRLHQTARNFRTRRSAYSHLLSAASPAVSCRRLALSDHYLAAGLLDGSIHLFELPSGRHLTTYRTQPHRDRLGPLSRSISGLLLLSDPSRLVFACQDGDIHAAPLDDPVPGSTRQARVGNLMEDGTLVDFAGDGRRWVGLFAGVPGRSWHVWDAETEQLVYVGGSLTDPDSVLGWRMLTDLIATVGRVRIAEPGAMVASTSSRLQVMNLDDPGEVSNQLELRRRALVDSVDACNGQVMVVDLRGLARVLRARTLAEVCRFSTVARVEGHPQQRVSGTVGCMNWGYAVVCSAGSLRVWDAATGEYLYSFRERVGDVTIVAASDRYVASWVDDTGLHLWDFGAL